Proteins encoded within one genomic window of Amorphoplanes friuliensis DSM 7358:
- a CDS encoding LCP family protein, protein MRTNKTLWVVVGAVVVLLLAGAGIVVALRSGSDEPDPVAAPSAGPPSAPPASASPAPPPGADITGPLDVLILGVDTRVSIPDWQPHADAIMLLHVDADLKSGYLYSLPRDLRVDVPAFAKNGFDGGNHKLTEAMSYGARVRGTDKPNVEQGYELLARTIEKYTGIKKFDAGAILTFNGLSKLTDALGGVTLKIDQKVQSQHRRPDGTSRTLRSGGGGYVGPQATYLPGTRKLVGWQAIDYARQRYTAGGDYTRQRHQRQLVKALLTQAEDSGLATDQSKLQSVLTALGDTLVYSGERTPIEYAYALRDLTPSQLTLVGLPGASVSNGGGYIGEQLTTKGRGFLKALNAGTADAYLAKNRDLINK, encoded by the coding sequence ATGCGGACCAACAAGACCCTGTGGGTGGTAGTAGGTGCGGTCGTGGTGCTCCTGCTGGCCGGAGCGGGGATCGTCGTGGCCCTCCGGAGCGGCTCCGACGAGCCGGATCCGGTCGCCGCGCCCAGCGCCGGTCCGCCCTCGGCGCCGCCGGCCTCGGCGAGCCCGGCCCCGCCACCGGGCGCCGACATCACCGGTCCGCTCGACGTCCTGATCCTCGGCGTCGACACCCGGGTCAGCATCCCGGACTGGCAGCCGCACGCCGACGCCATCATGCTCCTGCACGTCGATGCCGATCTCAAGTCCGGATACCTCTACTCGCTCCCCCGGGATCTGCGCGTCGACGTGCCCGCATTCGCCAAGAACGGTTTCGACGGCGGAAACCACAAGCTCACCGAGGCGATGAGTTACGGCGCACGGGTCAGAGGCACCGACAAACCGAACGTGGAGCAGGGGTACGAGTTGCTCGCGCGGACGATCGAGAAGTACACCGGCATCAAGAAGTTCGACGCCGGCGCGATCCTGACCTTCAACGGGCTCAGCAAACTCACCGACGCCCTCGGCGGTGTCACCCTGAAGATCGACCAGAAGGTGCAGTCGCAGCACCGGCGCCCCGACGGCACCTCCCGCACGCTGCGCTCGGGCGGCGGCGGATACGTCGGCCCGCAGGCCACCTACCTGCCCGGCACCCGCAAGCTCGTCGGCTGGCAGGCGATCGACTACGCCCGTCAGCGGTACACCGCCGGCGGCGACTACACCCGGCAGCGGCACCAGCGGCAGCTCGTCAAGGCGCTGCTCACCCAGGCCGAGGACTCCGGACTCGCCACCGACCAGTCCAAACTGCAGTCGGTGCTCACGGCGCTGGGCGACACCCTGGTCTACTCCGGCGAGCGCACACCGATCGAGTACGCGTACGCGCTGCGCGACCTCACGCCCTCGCAGCTGACCCTGGTCGGGCTGCCCGGCGCTTCGGTGTCCAACGGCGGTGGTTACATCGGTGAGCAGCTGACCACCAAGGGGCGCGGCTTCCTCAAGGCACTCAACGCCGGCACCGCCGACGCGTACCTCGCGAAGAACCGCGACCTGATCAATAAGTAG
- a CDS encoding molybdopterin-dependent oxidoreductase, with product MGDVKLSLRAALAGVAAAGVALGVAEVIAVFTGPLSSPLLAVGGVVVDNVPAPVKDAGIAVFGTHDKTALITGTVILLGLYAALLGVIALRSRPVALGGVVLFGAVGVTAAATRHDAGFSAVVPSIIATVVAAVALHYLVTLAVAGEESGSRDLETVPATARKRVTADPITREDSRRRFLFVVGGAAAVAAVGGVGGRFLTSRRAVTAARAAVVLPLPSQAAPAVPAGVQVQGAVPYVTSNADFYRIDTALYPPQIDPSTWELRIHGMVRNPITITWEQLLQRPMVQRYVTLACVSNEVGDDLIGNALWLGTSIKDLLDEAEPLPGADQVVQRSSDGWTCGSPTEVLRDGRDALLAIGMNGQPLPVAHGFPVRMVVPGLYGYVSACKWITEIELTRFSDFDAYWVPRGWSALGPIKTQSRIDTPRDGAKRSAGPVTVAGVAWAQHRGIEKVEVQVDGGPWAQATLASAVSSDTWVQWSYQWQATSGDHTVQVRATDKDGQTQTSTPAPPAPDGATGWHSVQVTVG from the coding sequence ATGGGAGACGTGAAACTCTCCCTGCGGGCCGCACTGGCCGGCGTTGCTGCTGCCGGTGTCGCCCTCGGTGTCGCCGAGGTCATTGCCGTCTTCACCGGTCCGCTCTCGTCGCCGCTGCTCGCCGTGGGCGGTGTGGTCGTCGACAACGTGCCCGCACCGGTCAAGGACGCGGGCATCGCGGTCTTCGGCACCCACGACAAGACCGCCCTGATCACCGGCACCGTGATTCTCCTCGGCCTCTACGCCGCCCTGCTCGGTGTCATCGCCCTGCGCAGCCGGCCGGTCGCCCTGGGCGGTGTTGTGCTCTTCGGCGCCGTCGGCGTGACCGCCGCGGCGACCCGCCACGACGCCGGATTCTCGGCCGTGGTGCCGTCGATCATCGCCACCGTGGTCGCGGCGGTCGCCCTGCACTACCTCGTGACGCTGGCCGTCGCGGGGGAGGAGTCCGGCAGTCGTGATCTCGAGACCGTGCCGGCCACCGCTCGGAAACGCGTCACGGCGGACCCGATCACCCGGGAGGACAGCCGGCGACGGTTCCTCTTCGTGGTGGGCGGTGCGGCCGCCGTGGCCGCAGTCGGGGGAGTCGGCGGCCGCTTCCTGACCTCGCGGCGTGCGGTGACCGCGGCCCGCGCCGCCGTGGTGCTCCCACTGCCCTCGCAGGCCGCTCCCGCTGTCCCCGCCGGTGTCCAGGTCCAGGGTGCCGTCCCGTACGTGACCTCGAACGCCGACTTCTACCGCATCGACACCGCGCTGTACCCGCCCCAGATCGACCCGTCGACCTGGGAGCTGCGCATCCACGGGATGGTCCGCAACCCGATCACCATCACCTGGGAGCAGCTGCTGCAGCGCCCGATGGTGCAGCGGTACGTCACCCTCGCCTGCGTGTCGAACGAGGTCGGCGACGACCTGATCGGCAACGCGCTCTGGCTCGGCACCTCGATCAAGGACCTGCTCGACGAGGCGGAGCCCTTGCCCGGCGCCGACCAGGTCGTCCAGCGCTCGAGCGACGGCTGGACCTGCGGCAGCCCGACCGAGGTGCTGCGCGACGGCCGGGACGCCCTGCTGGCGATCGGCATGAACGGCCAGCCGCTGCCGGTGGCGCACGGCTTCCCCGTCCGCATGGTCGTCCCCGGCCTGTACGGCTACGTCTCCGCCTGCAAGTGGATCACCGAGATCGAGCTGACCCGCTTCTCGGACTTCGACGCGTACTGGGTGCCCCGCGGCTGGTCGGCGCTCGGACCCATCAAGACTCAGTCGCGCATCGACACCCCCCGCGACGGCGCGAAGCGTTCCGCCGGACCGGTCACGGTCGCCGGCGTCGCCTGGGCGCAGCACCGTGGCATCGAAAAAGTCGAGGTGCAGGTCGACGGCGGGCCGTGGGCGCAAGCGACCCTGGCTTCGGCCGTCTCCTCGGACACCTGGGTGCAGTGGTCGTACCAGTGGCAGGCGACCTCCGGCGACCACACCGTCCAGGTCCGGGCGACGGACAAGGATGGTCAGACTCAGACGAGCACACCCGCACCGCCGGCACCCGACGGGGCGACAGGATGGCATTCCGTGCAGGTCACGGTCGGCTGA
- the guaB gene encoding IMP dehydrogenase, producing the protein MDNESARTVPLGLTFDDVLLQPGESDVVPSRVNTITRLTRNVELSIPLLSSAMDTVTEARMAIAMARQGGIGVLHRNLSLEDQASQVDLVKRSESGMITNPVTCSPDDTLREVDQLCGRYRISGLPVVDADGVLVGIVTNRDMRFVTDNSIKVRDVMTKAPLISAPVGVSKDEALALLQRHKVEKLPLLDDAGRLRGLITVKDFTKSEQYPNSAKDAQGRLRVAAAVGVGDDAYKRARLLIDAGVDVVIVDTAHGHQRAVLEMVARLKKDTTTDIVGGNIATYAGAKALVEAGADAVKVGVGPGAICTTRIVAGVGVPQITAVMEASRACRPAGVPVIADGGIQYSGDIAKAIVAGADTVMLGGLLAGSEESPGDLIFINGKQYKTYRGMGSLGAMQSRGQAKSYSKDRYFQQDVTEDKLVPEGVEGQVPYRGPLSRVAHQLIGGLRAAMGYVGAETIPDLQEKGQLIRITAAGLKESHPHDIQMTVEAPNYHSR; encoded by the coding sequence GTGGATAACGAGTCGGCCCGCACGGTTCCTCTGGGTCTCACCTTCGACGACGTGCTGCTCCAGCCGGGCGAATCGGACGTCGTGCCGAGCCGCGTCAACACGATCACGCGGTTGACCCGCAATGTCGAGCTGTCGATCCCGTTGCTGTCGAGTGCGATGGACACGGTGACCGAGGCGCGGATGGCGATCGCGATGGCGCGCCAGGGCGGCATCGGTGTGTTGCACCGCAATCTGTCGCTGGAGGATCAGGCCTCGCAGGTTGATCTGGTCAAGCGCTCCGAGTCCGGGATGATCACGAACCCGGTCACGTGCAGCCCTGACGACACTCTGCGTGAGGTCGATCAGCTCTGTGGCCGGTACCGCATCTCGGGTCTGCCGGTGGTGGACGCCGATGGTGTGCTGGTCGGCATCGTCACCAACCGCGACATGCGTTTTGTCACCGACAACAGCATCAAGGTGCGCGACGTCATGACGAAGGCGCCGCTGATCTCCGCGCCGGTGGGGGTCAGCAAGGACGAGGCGCTGGCGCTGCTGCAGCGGCACAAGGTCGAGAAGCTTCCGCTGCTCGACGACGCGGGCCGGCTGCGCGGGCTGATCACCGTCAAGGACTTCACCAAGAGCGAGCAGTACCCGAATTCCGCCAAGGACGCGCAGGGCCGCCTCCGGGTCGCCGCCGCGGTCGGTGTCGGCGACGACGCGTACAAGAGGGCCCGGTTGTTGATCGACGCCGGGGTCGACGTGGTCATCGTGGACACGGCGCACGGGCATCAGCGTGCGGTGCTGGAGATGGTGGCCCGGCTCAAGAAGGACACGACCACCGACATCGTGGGTGGCAACATCGCGACGTACGCGGGGGCCAAGGCTCTGGTCGAGGCCGGCGCCGACGCGGTCAAGGTGGGTGTCGGACCCGGCGCCATCTGCACGACGCGGATCGTCGCGGGTGTCGGTGTTCCGCAGATCACCGCGGTCATGGAGGCTTCGCGGGCCTGCCGCCCGGCCGGTGTGCCGGTGATCGCCGACGGTGGCATCCAGTATTCCGGTGATATCGCCAAGGCGATCGTGGCCGGCGCCGACACGGTGATGCTCGGTGGTCTGCTGGCGGGTTCCGAGGAGAGCCCCGGCGACCTGATCTTCATCAACGGCAAGCAGTACAAGACCTACCGCGGCATGGGTTCGCTGGGTGCGATGCAGTCCCGTGGTCAGGCGAAGTCCTACTCCAAGGACCGTTACTTCCAGCAGGATGTCACCGAGGACAAGCTGGTTCCCGAGGGTGTCGAGGGTCAGGTTCCCTACCGTGGCCCGCTGTCGCGAGTCGCTCACCAGCTGATCGGTGGCCTGCGGGCCGCGATGGGCTACGTCGGCGCCGAGACGATCCCCGACTTGCAGGAGAAGGGCCAGCTCATCAGGATTACCGCTGCGGGTCTGAAGGAAAGCCACCCGCACGACATCCAGATGACCGTCGAAGCCCCCAACTACCACTCCCGTTAA
- a CDS encoding M1 family metallopeptidase yields MRRAPVAVATVVVLALAGCSADDKPDPSPSAASPSVAPSFGAGGEGIGDPYFPTYGNGGYDVAGYDLKLRYDPASGELGGTATISATATQDLARFNFDLARLKASKVTVDGQAATSAADGDELVVTPAAGIRTGTAFTVVVDYSGKPEALNNEALGVGGWLRTKDGAFALGQPESASTWFPVNDHPSDKATLALSMTVPDGTEAIGNGVPGPRETAGGWTTWTWKEQKPLASYLAFVAIGQYRVQTSTHKGKPMVIAIPESLPPTSNAARAMARTGEVADYLETQFGPYPFDAYGGVVLDDDRVGYALETQSRPVYGNTFFKGGADVSVVAHELAHQWYGDSVALDRWQHIWLNEGFATYAEWLWSEHEGGRTVQQSFDRVYAAFDWSTPPGDPGAKRLFSDAVYIRGAMTVHALRKAMGDKAFFALLKSWPADNRDGTVTTEDFIAAAEKASGKDLGDLFEQWLFGKTRPTY; encoded by the coding sequence ATGCGTAGGGCTCCGGTGGCTGTCGCGACCGTCGTGGTGCTGGCGTTGGCTGGTTGCTCGGCGGATGACAAGCCCGATCCGTCTCCGTCGGCGGCCTCTCCGTCCGTTGCGCCGAGTTTTGGGGCCGGGGGTGAGGGGATCGGGGACCCGTACTTTCCCACGTACGGGAACGGGGGTTATGACGTTGCCGGGTATGACCTGAAGTTGCGGTACGACCCCGCGAGCGGTGAGCTGGGTGGGACGGCGACGATCAGTGCGACGGCGACGCAGGATCTGGCGCGGTTCAACTTCGACCTGGCGCGGCTCAAGGCGAGCAAGGTGACCGTCGACGGGCAGGCGGCCACGAGTGCGGCGGACGGCGACGAGCTTGTGGTCACGCCGGCGGCCGGGATCCGCACCGGCACCGCGTTCACCGTGGTTGTCGACTACAGCGGGAAGCCCGAGGCGCTGAACAACGAGGCGCTCGGTGTCGGCGGCTGGCTGCGTACCAAGGACGGTGCTTTTGCGCTCGGTCAGCCGGAATCGGCGAGCACGTGGTTCCCGGTCAACGACCACCCGTCGGACAAGGCGACCCTCGCGCTGTCGATGACCGTTCCCGACGGGACCGAGGCGATCGGCAACGGTGTGCCCGGCCCGCGCGAGACCGCCGGCGGCTGGACCACGTGGACGTGGAAAGAGCAGAAGCCGCTCGCGAGTTATCTGGCCTTCGTGGCGATCGGGCAGTACCGCGTGCAGACCAGTACCCACAAGGGCAAGCCGATGGTCATCGCGATCCCGGAGTCGCTGCCGCCGACCAGCAACGCCGCGCGGGCGATGGCGCGCACCGGTGAGGTCGCCGACTACCTGGAGACGCAGTTCGGCCCGTACCCGTTCGACGCGTACGGCGGTGTGGTGCTCGACGACGACCGGGTCGGGTACGCGCTGGAGACGCAGTCACGCCCGGTCTACGGCAACACCTTCTTCAAGGGCGGCGCCGACGTCTCCGTCGTCGCGCACGAGTTGGCCCACCAGTGGTACGGCGACAGCGTCGCCCTGGACCGCTGGCAGCACATCTGGCTCAACGAGGGCTTCGCGACCTACGCGGAGTGGCTGTGGAGCGAGCACGAGGGCGGGCGGACCGTTCAGCAGTCGTTCGACCGGGTCTACGCGGCGTTCGACTGGTCGACCCCGCCCGGCGATCCGGGCGCCAAGCGGCTCTTCAGCGACGCCGTCTACATCCGCGGCGCGATGACCGTGCACGCCCTGCGCAAGGCCATGGGCGACAAGGCGTTCTTCGCCCTGCTCAAGTCGTGGCCGGCCGACAACCGCGACGGCACGGTCACGACCGAGGACTTCATCGCCGCCGCGGAGAAGGCCTCGGGCAAGGACCTCGGTGACCTTTTCGAGCAGTGGTTGTTCGGGAAGACCCGCCCTACTTATTGA
- a CDS encoding GuaB3 family IMP dehydrogenase-related protein, with the protein MRDVVEIGLGKTAQRGYHLDDIAIVPSRRTRDVDDVSTEWRLDAYPFKIPCVAHPSDATMSPQSAVALGRLGGLGVLNAEGLWTRYEDPTKILEELASLDEEADATKRLQEVYSEPIRPELIAERVRVMREGGVTVAVRVSPQHTLALAPVILDAGVDLLVIQGTLVSAEHVSTTDEPLNLKEFIADLDLPVIVGGCTDYKTALHLMRTGAAGVIVGIGADEWSTTDTVLGIRVPMATAIADAAAARRDYLDETGGRYVHLIADGGIQTSGDIAKAIGCGADAVMLGEPLSLAEGAPAGGAWWHSAASHPKLPRGGFCIAGEPDGSLEELLYGPANRPDGQLNLFGGLRRAMAKCGYHDVKEFQKVSLVLDR; encoded by the coding sequence ATGCGTGACGTGGTGGAGATCGGTCTGGGCAAGACGGCCCAGCGCGGGTATCACCTGGACGACATCGCGATCGTTCCGAGCCGGCGCACCCGCGACGTGGACGACGTGTCCACCGAGTGGCGCCTGGACGCGTACCCGTTCAAGATCCCCTGCGTCGCGCATCCGTCGGACGCGACGATGAGCCCGCAGTCCGCGGTCGCGCTGGGCCGCCTCGGCGGCCTGGGCGTGCTCAACGCCGAGGGTCTGTGGACCCGCTACGAGGACCCGACCAAGATCCTCGAGGAGCTGGCCTCGCTCGACGAGGAGGCGGACGCGACCAAGCGTCTGCAGGAGGTCTACTCGGAGCCGATCCGGCCGGAGCTCATCGCCGAGCGGGTCCGCGTGATGCGCGAGGGCGGCGTCACCGTCGCCGTCCGCGTGTCGCCGCAGCACACGCTGGCGCTGGCCCCGGTCATCCTCGACGCGGGTGTCGACCTGCTCGTCATCCAGGGCACGCTGGTCTCGGCCGAGCACGTGTCCACAACGGACGAGCCGCTGAACCTCAAGGAGTTCATCGCCGACCTCGACCTGCCGGTCATCGTCGGCGGCTGCACCGATTACAAGACGGCGCTGCACCTCATGCGCACGGGTGCGGCCGGTGTCATCGTCGGCATCGGCGCCGACGAGTGGTCCACAACGGACACTGTGCTCGGCATCCGCGTCCCGATGGCCACCGCGATCGCCGACGCCGCGGCCGCCCGCCGGGACTACCTGGACGAGACCGGTGGCCGTTACGTGCACCTCATCGCCGACGGCGGCATCCAGACGTCGGGTGACATCGCCAAGGCGATCGGCTGCGGCGCCGACGCGGTCATGCTGGGCGAGCCGCTCTCGCTCGCCGAGGGCGCCCCGGCCGGCGGCGCGTGGTGGCACTCCGCGGCCAGCCACCCGAAGCTCCCGCGTGGCGGTTTCTGCATCGCCGGCGAGCCCGACGGCAGCCTCGAAGAGCTGCTCTACGGCCCGGCCAACCGCCCCGACGGCCAGCTCAATCTGTTCGGCGGCCTCCGCCGGGCCATGGCCAAGTGCGGCTACCACGACGTCAAGGAATTCCAGAAGGTCTCGCTCGTCCTCGACCGCTGA
- a CDS encoding DUF5319 domain-containing protein yields the protein MQEEPIDPFNGDPADPAAGLDDLTEDAETDPLTEAERQDVLEDLSDLEIYQALLSPTGIRGLVIECEDCHEPHYFDWDLLRGNLRHLLSSGRPRVHEPAYDPDPDHYVTWEYARGYADGVHDTLTEGSDDEPS from the coding sequence GTGCAAGAAGAGCCGATCGACCCGTTCAACGGCGACCCCGCCGACCCGGCCGCCGGACTCGACGACCTCACCGAGGACGCCGAGACCGACCCGCTGACCGAGGCCGAGCGGCAGGACGTCCTCGAGGACCTCTCCGACCTGGAGATCTACCAGGCGCTGCTGAGTCCCACGGGCATCCGAGGGCTGGTGATCGAGTGCGAAGACTGCCACGAGCCCCACTACTTCGACTGGGACCTGCTCCGCGGCAATCTCCGCCATCTGCTGAGCAGTGGGCGCCCGCGAGTTCACGAGCCGGCCTACGACCCGGACCCGGACCACTACGTAACGTGGGAATACGCCCGCGGCTACGCCGACGGCGTCCACGACACGTTGACCGAAGGTTCGGACGACGAGCCCAGCTAG
- the groL gene encoding chaperonin GroEL (60 kDa chaperone family; promotes refolding of misfolded polypeptides especially under stressful conditions; forms two stacked rings of heptamers to form a barrel-shaped 14mer; ends can be capped by GroES; misfolded proteins enter the barrel where they are refolded when GroES binds), with amino-acid sequence MAKILSFSDDARHLLEHGVNTLADTVKVTLGPRGRNVVLDKKFGAPTITNDGVTIAKEIELSDPYENLGAQLVKEVATKTNDVAGDGTTTATVLAQALVREGLRNVTAGANPIALKRGMDLAAEAVSKALLEKAVEVADKKAIANVATISAQDATIGDLIAEAMERVGRDGVITVEEGSALHTELDVTEGLQFDKGFISPNFVTDAESQEAVLEDAYLLITTQKISSVEEMLPLLEKVLSGGKPLLIVAEDVDGQALSTLVVNALRKTFKVAAVKAPGFGDRRKAMLQDLAIATGGELIAPELGYKLDQVTLDMLGTARRVVVDKENTTIVDGGGRKAEIDDRVSQIRKEIEASDSDWDREKLSERLAKLSGGIAVIKVGAATEVEMKERKHRIEDAIAATKAAVEEGTVPGGGAALAQVASTLDGNLGLTGEEAVGVQIVRKALVEPLRWIAQNAGHDGYVVVGKSAELGWGHGLNAATDEYVDLVAAGIIDPVKVTRNAVSNAVSIAALLLTTESLVVEKPAEPEPAAAGGGHSHGGHGHQHGPGF; translated from the coding sequence ATGGCGAAGATTCTCAGTTTCTCCGACGACGCCCGGCACCTGTTGGAGCACGGCGTCAACACGCTCGCCGACACGGTCAAGGTCACCCTCGGGCCGCGCGGCCGCAACGTCGTTCTCGACAAGAAGTTCGGTGCGCCCACGATCACCAACGACGGTGTCACCATCGCCAAGGAGATCGAGCTCTCCGACCCGTACGAGAACCTCGGTGCCCAGCTGGTCAAGGAGGTGGCGACGAAGACCAACGACGTCGCCGGCGACGGGACCACCACGGCGACCGTGCTCGCGCAGGCGCTGGTCCGTGAGGGCCTCCGCAACGTGACCGCCGGTGCCAACCCGATCGCGCTCAAGCGCGGCATGGACCTGGCCGCCGAGGCCGTCTCCAAGGCGCTGCTCGAGAAGGCGGTCGAGGTCGCCGACAAGAAGGCGATCGCGAACGTCGCCACCATCTCGGCGCAGGACGCCACCATCGGCGACCTGATCGCCGAGGCCATGGAGCGGGTCGGCCGCGACGGTGTCATCACCGTCGAGGAGGGCTCCGCCCTGCACACCGAGCTCGACGTCACCGAGGGTCTGCAGTTCGACAAGGGCTTCATCTCCCCGAACTTCGTGACCGACGCCGAGTCGCAGGAGGCCGTCCTCGAGGACGCGTACCTCCTGATCACCACCCAGAAGATCTCCAGCGTCGAGGAGATGCTGCCGCTGCTGGAGAAGGTTCTCTCCGGTGGCAAGCCGCTCCTCATCGTTGCCGAGGACGTCGACGGCCAGGCGCTGTCGACCCTCGTGGTCAACGCCCTGCGCAAGACCTTCAAGGTCGCCGCCGTCAAGGCGCCCGGCTTCGGGGACCGCCGCAAGGCGATGCTGCAGGACCTCGCGATCGCGACCGGTGGCGAGCTCATCGCCCCCGAGCTCGGTTACAAGCTCGACCAGGTCACCCTCGACATGCTGGGCACCGCCCGCCGCGTCGTGGTCGACAAGGAGAACACGACCATCGTCGACGGTGGCGGTCGCAAGGCCGAGATCGACGACCGGGTCTCGCAGATCCGCAAGGAGATCGAGGCGTCGGACTCCGACTGGGACCGCGAGAAGCTCTCGGAGCGGCTGGCCAAGCTGTCCGGCGGCATCGCGGTGATCAAGGTCGGTGCCGCGACCGAGGTCGAGATGAAGGAGCGCAAGCACCGCATCGAGGACGCCATCGCGGCGACCAAGGCTGCGGTCGAGGAGGGCACTGTCCCGGGTGGCGGCGCCGCCCTCGCGCAGGTCGCCTCGACGCTCGACGGCAACCTCGGCCTCACCGGCGAGGAAGCGGTCGGCGTGCAGATCGTCCGCAAGGCACTGGTCGAGCCGCTGCGCTGGATCGCCCAGAACGCCGGTCACGACGGTTACGTCGTGGTGGGCAAGTCCGCCGAGCTCGGCTGGGGCCACGGCCTCAACGCGGCCACCGACGAGTACGTCGACCTGGTCGCGGCCGGCATCATCGACCCGGTGAAGGTGACCCGCAACGCGGTCTCCAACGCCGTCTCGATCGCCGCGCTGCTGCTCACCACGGAGAGCCTCGTGGTCGAGAAGCCGGCCGAGCCGGAGCCCGCCGCTGCCGGTGGTGGCCACAGCCACGGTGGCCACGGTCACCAGCACGGCCCGGGTTTCTGA
- the groES gene encoding co-chaperone GroES produces MPVTTATKVAIKPLEDRIVVQANEAETTTASGIVIPDTAKEKPQEGTVLAVGPGRIDDKGNRVPIDVQVGDTVLYSKYGGTEVKYAGEEYLVLSARDVLAVIEK; encoded by the coding sequence ATGCCCGTGACTACCGCGACAAAGGTTGCGATCAAGCCGCTCGAGGACCGCATCGTGGTCCAGGCGAACGAGGCCGAGACCACGACGGCGTCGGGCATCGTGATCCCCGACACCGCCAAGGAGAAGCCGCAGGAGGGCACCGTCCTCGCTGTGGGCCCCGGCCGGATCGACGACAAGGGCAACCGCGTCCCGATCGACGTGCAGGTCGGCGACACCGTCCTGTACTCGAAGTACGGCGGCACCGAGGTCAAGTACGCCGGCGAGGAGTACCTGGTGCTCTCCGCCCGTGACGTCCTCGCGGTCATCGAGAAGTAG
- a CDS encoding response regulator transcription factor, producing MRTVLVCVRTPLAAQTVASTAARLGMTGVVRTAVSETEAMIRLAERPAEVVLADTAVTRPDSVGFTRRVLARAPQAQVVLFGAEDPRVAAAAVAAGARGVIRGVEHDLVSVVAKALLLLLLPVRPQGMPINGANAQPAAVGGAGRNNNSATARGLHRDGLAMAGTPNGAGIPAMLPNSPMVPSQRGDGSDIDPATGRPMVWPGNDTGRTDGPTGRRLTLTERELQVLRGMADGKSNAEIGRELFVSEDTVKTHARRLFRKLGARDRAHAVAAGFRAGLVA from the coding sequence GTGCGTACCGTCCTCGTGTGCGTCCGAACCCCACTTGCGGCCCAGACCGTCGCCTCTACCGCGGCCCGGCTCGGGATGACCGGGGTCGTGCGGACGGCGGTCAGCGAGACCGAGGCCATGATCCGACTGGCTGAAAGGCCGGCCGAGGTTGTCCTGGCCGACACCGCCGTGACCCGTCCCGACAGCGTCGGTTTCACCCGTCGCGTCCTCGCCCGTGCCCCACAGGCACAGGTCGTCCTCTTCGGCGCCGAAGACCCCCGGGTCGCCGCGGCCGCCGTCGCCGCCGGCGCCCGCGGAGTCATCCGCGGTGTCGAGCACGACCTGGTCAGTGTCGTCGCCAAGGCGCTGCTCCTGCTGTTGCTACCGGTACGCCCCCAGGGCATGCCGATCAACGGCGCGAACGCCCAGCCGGCCGCCGTCGGAGGCGCCGGCCGGAACAACAACTCGGCGACCGCCCGCGGTCTGCACCGGGACGGGCTGGCCATGGCCGGTACACCCAACGGTGCCGGCATCCCCGCGATGCTGCCGAACTCACCCATGGTCCCCTCCCAGAGGGGAGACGGCTCCGACATCGACCCGGCCACCGGCCGGCCGATGGTCTGGCCCGGCAACGACACCGGCCGCACCGACGGCCCGACCGGCCGGCGACTCACGCTCACCGAGCGGGAGCTGCAGGTGCTGCGCGGCATGGCCGACGGCAAGAGCAACGCAGAAATCGGCCGCGAACTCTTCGTCTCCGAAGACACGGTCAAAACCCACGCCCGCCGCCTCTTCCGCAAACTCGGCGCCCGCGACCGAGCCCACGCAGTAGCCGCCGGCTTCCGCGCCGGCCTGGTTGCTTGA
- a CDS encoding WhiB family transcriptional regulator, whose product MSNVRRLPGPIADLWDWQRLGLCRGRDSAQFFHPDGERGSSRNRRESKAKTMCGACPVRAECAAHALAVREPYGVWGGFSEAERLRLLAVGWEDLADRTHGRVDLVRLEARLGRPHKSTVPAQRQVPAA is encoded by the coding sequence ATGTCGAACGTACGCAGACTGCCCGGGCCCATCGCCGACCTTTGGGACTGGCAGCGACTCGGCCTTTGCAGAGGGCGCGACAGCGCCCAGTTCTTCCACCCGGACGGCGAGCGTGGTTCTTCCCGCAACCGTCGCGAGTCGAAGGCCAAGACCATGTGCGGCGCCTGCCCGGTTCGGGCAGAGTGTGCCGCCCATGCGCTGGCTGTCCGTGAGCCGTACGGCGTCTGGGGAGGTTTCAGCGAAGCGGAGCGGCTGCGGCTGCTCGCGGTCGGCTGGGAGGACCTTGCCGATCGGACTCACGGGCGGGTCGACCTTGTGCGGCTCGAAGCGCGCCTCGGCCGGCCCCACAAGTCGACGGTTCCCGCACAACGGCAGGTTCCGGCGGCCTGA